The Desulfobotulus mexicanus genome includes a region encoding these proteins:
- a CDS encoding transposase: MTYPRSTLISLESTPWYHCVCRCVRRAFLCGKDKQSSMDFDHRRGWIAERIMELSAIFSIDVAAYAVMSNHYHIVLRVDEDRALAWSDREVFTRWTQLFKGPDVVRRYLSETEDLSASDQLRLNELAGLYRNRLYDISWFMRMLNESIARKANQEEGISGRFWEGRFKSQALLDEKAILAAMAYVDLNPVRAGMAETPETSDFTSIKERLDALKAKDADTFSSQPSVTPPDASPDTQLEKPRASLAPFDDLTDMAFAIPFGFHEYAELVDWTGRQLKRKKRGSISRKVPPLLKRLGLDAAVFVSSMNTLLEQFGTAVGDPEVLRMHCKLRGLRCMRGAGSEVFFDAA, translated from the coding sequence ATGACCTACCCCCGATCCACCCTCATCAGCCTTGAAAGCACCCCTTGGTATCATTGCGTCTGCCGCTGTGTCCGCAGGGCTTTTCTCTGTGGCAAGGACAAACAGTCCAGCATGGACTTTGACCACCGCCGGGGCTGGATTGCAGAGCGCATCATGGAGCTTTCCGCCATCTTTTCCATTGATGTGGCGGCCTATGCGGTCATGAGCAACCACTACCACATCGTGCTGCGTGTGGATGAGGATCGTGCCCTTGCCTGGTCGGATCGTGAAGTTTTCACCCGCTGGACACAGCTTTTCAAGGGGCCGGATGTGGTGAGACGTTACCTCTCAGAAACCGAAGACCTGAGCGCATCGGATCAGCTCAGGCTCAATGAGCTGGCAGGCCTCTACCGAAACCGCCTTTATGATATTTCATGGTTCATGCGGATGCTCAATGAATCCATTGCAAGAAAAGCCAATCAGGAAGAAGGGATTTCCGGCAGATTCTGGGAGGGACGTTTCAAAAGTCAGGCCCTTCTCGATGAAAAGGCCATTCTGGCAGCCATGGCCTATGTGGATCTCAACCCTGTTCGTGCGGGTATGGCCGAAACCCCTGAGACCTCAGATTTTACGTCCATCAAAGAAAGGCTGGATGCCCTTAAGGCAAAGGATGCGGATACCTTTTCTTCTCAGCCTTCCGTCACGCCACCGGATGCATCCCCGGATACTCAGCTGGAAAAACCGAGAGCTTCCCTTGCCCCCTTTGATGATCTTACGGATATGGCCTTTGCCATTCCCTTCGGTTTCCATGAATATGCAGAGCTTGTGGACTGGACAGGAAGACAGCTTAAGCGCAAAAAGCGGGGAAGTATTAGCCGGAAGGTCCCTCCCCTTCTCAAACGCTTAGGCCTGGATGCTGCCGTTTTTGTATCTTCCATGAATACTCTTTTAGAGCAGTTCGGCACCGCCGTTGGAGATCCGGAAGTTTTAAGAATGCACTGCAAACTCAGAGGCCTGCGTTGTATGCGTGGTGCCGGTTCTGAAGTGTTTTTTGATGCGGCCTGA
- a CDS encoding restriction endonuclease produces the protein MLDFSEIKDKDGQSFENLICSLLSLLGYKILKGPGIGQDRGADIIVEESVGNFDNGYRWLVSCKHYTGSVGQGKDGADARKLTEFRCHGFMFFYSSSITESLQQSLSEVAKNSGAGLEIYNGFQISNLLLTNVKCYPLLHQFFPVSSMPFFNTLFRPGEDYCDHCGPYRSHPAFFVFSQGANGKIDTMLVCCDCIALFMPNYPYIEKEYSYYQIRDCYY, from the coding sequence ATGTTAGACTTTAGTGAAATCAAAGATAAAGATGGTCAATCGTTCGAGAATTTGATTTGCTCTCTATTGTCCCTGTTAGGTTATAAAATTTTAAAGGGGCCAGGTATTGGTCAAGATAGAGGTGCTGATATCATAGTAGAAGAGTCTGTAGGCAATTTCGATAACGGTTATAGATGGCTGGTCAGCTGTAAACATTACACTGGATCTGTTGGCCAAGGAAAAGATGGGGCCGATGCGAGAAAACTAACTGAGTTTAGGTGCCATGGTTTTATGTTTTTCTATTCATCATCGATCACAGAATCCTTGCAACAATCCCTTTCTGAAGTTGCAAAAAATAGTGGTGCAGGCTTAGAAATATATAATGGTTTTCAGATATCTAATTTGCTTCTCACTAATGTGAAATGTTATCCATTGCTCCATCAATTTTTTCCTGTTTCTTCAATGCCTTTTTTTAATACTCTTTTTAGACCTGGTGAAGATTACTGCGATCATTGCGGGCCTTATCGGTCGCATCCTGCATTCTTTGTCTTTAGCCAAGGAGCCAATGGTAAAATAGACACAATGCTTGTGTGTTGTGATTGTATTGCATTATTTATGCCTAACTATCCTTATATAGAAAAGGAATACTCTTATTACCAAATAAGAGACTGTTACTATTGA